In a genomic window of Vulpes vulpes isolate BD-2025 chromosome 6, VulVul3, whole genome shotgun sequence:
- the SOCS4 gene encoding suppressor of cytokine signaling 4, translated as MAENSESNSKNVDVRPKTSRSRSADRKDGYVWSGKKLSWSKKSESCSDAEAVNAIEKTEVPLRSQERKHSCSSIELDLDHSCGHRFLGRSLKQKLQDAVGQCFPIKNCSGRHSSGLPSKRKIHISELMLDKCPFPPRSDLAFRWHFIKRHTAPINPKSNEWVSTDLSQNELRDGHLKRRNAEEEVNCFTHTNVQPCVITTNSASCRSGPVTGSVMNLVSNNSIEDSDMDSDDEIITLCTSSRKRNKPKWEMDEEILQLETPPKYHTQIDYVHCLVPDLLQINNNPCYWGVMDKYAAEALLEGKPEGTFLLRDSAQEDYLFSVSFRRYSRSLHARIEQWNHNFSFDAHDPCVFHSPDITGLLEHYKDPSACMFFEPLLSTPLIRTFPFTLQHICRTVICNCTTYDGIDALPIPPSMKLYLKEYHYKSKVRVLRIDAPEQC; from the coding sequence atggcagaaaatagTGAAAGTAATAGCAAAAATGTAGATGTAAGGCCCAAAACTAGTCGAAGTAGAAGTGCTGACAGAAAGGACGGTTATGTGTGGAGTGGAAAGAAATTATCTTGGTCAAAAAAGAGTGAAAGTTGTTCAGATGCTGAAGCAGTGAATGCTatagagaaaactgaagttcCTTTAAGGAGCCAAGAAAGGAAGCACAGCTGTTCATCCATTGAGTTGGATTTAGATCATTCCTGTGGGCATAGATTTTTAGGCCGATCTCTTAAACAGAAACTGCAAGATGCTGTGGGGCAGTGTTTTCCAATAAAGAATTGTAGTGGTCGGCACTCTTCAGGGCTTCCATCTAAAAGGAAAATTCATATCAGTGAACTCATGTTAGATAAGTGTCCTTTCCCACCTCGATCAGATTTAGCCTTTAGGTGGCATTTTATTAAACGACACACTGCTCCTATAAATCCCAAATCCAATGAATGGGTAAGCACAGACTTGTCTCAGAATGAATTGAGGGATGGTCATCTAAAACGAAGAAATGCAGAAGAAGAGGTAAACTGCTTCACACATACCAATGTTCAGCCCTGTGTCATAACCACCAACAGTGCTTCATGTAGAAGTGGTCCTGTGACTGGCTCTGTGATGAACCTGGTTTCAAATAACAGTATAGAAGATAGTGATATGGATTCAGATGATGAAATTATAACACTTTGCACAAGttccaggaaaagaaacaaacccaAATGGGAAATGGATGAAGAAATCCTGCAGTTGGAAACACCTCCTAAGTACCATACCCAGATTGATTATGTCCACTGTCTTGTACCAGACCTCCTTCAGATCAATAATAATCCATGTTACTGGGGAGTTATGGATAAATATGCAGCTGAAGCTCTACTAGAGGGAAAACCAGAGGGTACCTTTTTACTTCGAGACTCAGCACAGGAAGACTATTTATTCTCAGTTAGTTTTAGACGCTATAGTCGTTCTCTTCATGCTAGAATTGAACAGTGGAATCACAACTTTAGCTTTGATGCACATGATCCTTGTGTCTTCCATTCTCCTGACATTACAGGGCTCCTAGAACATTATAAGGACCCGAGTGCCTGTATGTTTTTCGAACCCCTTTTATCCACTCCTTTAATTCGGACTTTCCCCTTTACCCTGCAGCATATATGCAGAACAGTTATTTGTAACTGTACAACTTATGATGGCATTGATGCCCTTCCAATTCCTCCTTCTATGAAATTATATCTGAAGGAATATCACTATAAATCAAAAGTTAGAGTACTCAGGATTGATGCACCAGAACAATGCTAG
- the MAPK1IP1L gene encoding MAPK-interacting and spindle-stabilizing protein-like, translating to MSDEFSLADALPEHSPAKTSAVSNTKPGQPPQGWPSSNPWNNPSAPPSVPSGLPPSATPSTVPFGPAPTGMYPSVPPTGPPPGPPAPFPPSGPSCPPPGGPYPAPTVPGPGPTGPYPTPNMPFPELPRPYGAPTDPAAAGPLGPWGSMSSGPWAPGMGGQYPTPNMPYPSPGPYPAPPPQAPGAAPPVPWGTVPPGAWGPPAPYPAPAGSYPTPGLYPTPNNPFQVPSGPSGAPPMPGGPHSYH from the exons ATGTCTGATGAATTTTCG TTGGCAGATGCACTACCTGAACACTCCCCTGCCAAAACGTCTGCTGTGAGCAATACAAAACCTGGCCAACCTCCTCAAGGCTGGCCAAGTTCCAACCCTTGGAATAACCCAAGTGCTCCACCTTCTGTGCCATCTGGACTCCCACCAAGTGCAACACCCTCCACTGTGCCTTTTGGACCAGCACCAACAGGAATGtatccctctgtgcctcccaccGGACCACCTCCAGGACCCCCAGCACCCTTTCCTCCTTCTGGACCATCATGTCCCCCACCTGGTGGTCCTTATCCAGCCCCAACCGTGCCAGGCCCTGGCCCCACGGGGCCATATCCTACACCAAATATGCCCTTTCCAGAGCTTCCAAGACCATATGGTGCACCCACAGATCCAGCTGCTGCTGGTCCTTTAGGTCCATGGGGATCCATGTCTTCTGGACCTTGGGCGCCTGGAATGGGAGGGCAGTATCCTACCCCTAATATGCCATATCCATCTCCAGGGCCATatcctgcaccccctccccaagCACCAGGGGCAGCGCCACCTGTTCCATGGGGCACTGTTCCACCAGGAGCCTGGGGACCACCAGCACCATATCCTGCCCCTGCAGGATCATATCCCACACCAGGACTCTATCCCACTCCCAACAATCCTTTTCAAGTGCCTTCAGGACCTTCTGGTGCTCCACCGATGCCTGGTGGCCCCCAT TCTTACCATTAA